In a single window of the Stigmatopora nigra isolate UIUO_SnigA chromosome 7, RoL_Snig_1.1, whole genome shotgun sequence genome:
- the fkbp14 gene encoding peptidyl-prolyl cis-trans isomerase FKBP14 — protein MILFPICAIVSFLVIPAHAGKLPDPEVKIEVLHKPLLCSRKTKYGDMLLIHYEGYLESNGTMFHSSRTEGDKNPVWFTLGTKEVILGWDKGLQKMCPGERRKLTVPAALAYGKEGKGKIPPSSVLLFDVELIDIRNGPRSHESFREMDLDDDWKLSKQEVKVYLQKEFEKHGYSPNDTHNEAMVEDIFKNEDEDNDGFISAREFTYQHDEL, from the exons ATGATATTGTTTCCCATTTGCGCGATAGTGTCTTTTTTAGTTATTCCAGCCCATGCTGGAAAACTACCCGACCCTGAAGTTAAAATTGAAGTTCTCCATAAACCTCTTCTATGTTCACGGAAGACAAAATATGGAGATATGCTTCTTATCCATTACGAGGGATATTTGGAGAGCAATGGCACCATGTTTCACTCAAG CCGCACTGAAGGTGATAAAAATCCAGTGTGGTTTACCCTCGGAACCAAAGAAGTCATCCTGGGCTGGGATAAAGGTTTGCAGAAGATGTGCCCTGGAGAGCGGCGGAAACTGACTGTTCCTGCAGCTTTGGCCTATGGGAAAGAAGGCAAAG GCAAAATCCCTCCGAGTAGCGTCCTCCTTTTTGACGTTGAGCTCATCGATATCCGTAATGGGCCAAGGTCACACGAATCCTTTAGGGAGATGGATCTTGACGATGACTGGAAGCTCTCCAAGCAAGAG GTGAAAGTGTATCTGCAGAAAGAGTTTGAAAAACATGGCTACTCACCAAATGACACACACAACGAAGCCATGGTGGAAGATATCTTCAAAAACGAGGACGAGGATAACGATGGTTTCATCTCGGCTAGAGAATTCACTTATCAACACGATGAACTGTGA